The following are from one region of the Bacillus methanolicus MGA3 genome:
- a CDS encoding DUF3147 family protein, with protein sequence MFVSALIIRFLLGGSAVLVSTIIARKLGEKAGGIFAAFPAVYLAALLTVRLDFAGDELIAHSILLSKGAIIGMAINILFAMIAGYLLPKEGWIRGLIHSMVIWFVVSMFVAMITSHY encoded by the coding sequence ATGTTTGTCAGTGCTTTAATTATCCGATTTCTTTTAGGAGGATCAGCAGTACTTGTATCTACAATTATTGCTAGAAAGTTAGGGGAAAAAGCAGGTGGAATCTTTGCGGCATTTCCGGCCGTCTATCTGGCTGCATTATTAACTGTCCGTCTCGATTTTGCCGGCGATGAGCTTATTGCTCATTCGATTTTGCTATCCAAAGGAGCCATAATCGGAATGGCCATTAATATACTATTTGCTATGATTGCAGGTTACCTTTTACCGAAAGAGGGATGGATACGAGGTTTAATTCATTCAATGGTTATATGGTTTGTAGTTTCAATGTTCGTTGCCATGATCACTTCGCACTATTAA
- a CDS encoding DUF3147 family protein, producing MNIQDLLIRFLLGGTAVMLSYIVTVISPWKILAGIFAAFPAVMLTAVLMVGVSSGSKKAAKIAQGSIYGMIGGVVCVSTVLAVLKASHNWILSIFAGLVLWLASSIVISTIRERVRKLGIRRA from the coding sequence ATGAATATACAAGATTTACTTATTCGCTTTTTACTTGGCGGTACAGCTGTCATGCTTAGCTATATAGTGACAGTTATATCCCCGTGGAAAATACTTGCCGGAATCTTTGCGGCATTTCCGGCTGTCATGCTTACAGCTGTCTTAATGGTGGGTGTTTCTTCAGGCTCAAAGAAGGCAGCTAAAATTGCTCAAGGATCAATTTATGGAATGATTGGTGGAGTTGTTTGCGTTTCGACTGTACTCGCAGTATTGAAGGCTAGCCACAACTGGATTTTGAGTATATTCGCAGGACTAGTATTATGGCTTGCTAGTTCAATTGTAATTTCAACTATTAGAGAACGAGTAAGGAAACTTGGTATACGCCGTGCTTGA
- the recQ gene encoding DNA helicase RecQ: protein MFEKAQQLLQSYFGFPSFRKGQEQAIRFVLEGKNSLCVMPTGGGKSICYQIPSLVMPGTTIVVSPLISLMKDQVDALLQLGISATYINSSISLSEANERMMEAKQGRYKLLYIAPERLESREFKENLKSMEIPFVAVDEAHCISQWGHDFRPSYRHIRRMVNNLKKKPIVLALTATATPMVREDICKSLDIDEKNTVMTGFERENLSFSVIKGQDRLLFLKDFLKKNNKESGIIYAATRKMVDQLYERLKKENMNVGRYHAGMSDLDRMREQDQFLAEKTTVMVATSAFGMGIDKSNIRYVIHFQLPKNMESYYQEAGRAGRDGLASECIVLYSPQDVQVQRFLIDQSSERNRISQELEKLQLMVDYCHTENCLQAYILQYFGERETESCGRCGNCTDSRASVDVTKEAQMVLSCIVRMGQKFGKTITAQVLTGSKNKKITELHFHKLSTYGIMKEKSAKEVSDFIEFLISQEMIGVNHGSFPTIFVTEKGKNVLLGKQVVRKKEAVLTKQVANDDPLFDRLRIIRRSIAEMEKVPPFVIFSDTTLKDMCIKLPQSDEEFLQVNGVGENKLKKYGEVFISAIISYCDEHPERLLKKATERSFKKKTKKAERDSHLVTYEMFLNGLSLKEISGKRELALATVENHLLLCAEQGLDVDFEALIPAEYMPLLKRAIEEAGSDRLKPIKEQLPEEVTFFMIKAFLFLNKNKLKLMKDKSVRDRPSSW from the coding sequence TTGTTTGAGAAAGCACAGCAATTGTTGCAATCCTATTTTGGTTTTCCCTCTTTTCGAAAAGGCCAGGAACAGGCAATACGCTTTGTATTAGAGGGTAAAAACTCACTTTGCGTGATGCCGACGGGCGGTGGAAAATCTATTTGTTATCAAATTCCTTCTTTGGTAATGCCAGGAACTACAATCGTTGTTTCTCCGCTTATTTCGCTGATGAAAGATCAAGTTGATGCTCTATTGCAGTTGGGCATTTCGGCAACGTATATTAACAGCTCAATCAGTTTGAGTGAAGCAAACGAGCGGATGATGGAAGCCAAACAAGGACGATATAAGCTTTTATATATTGCTCCGGAGAGATTGGAATCCCGAGAGTTTAAGGAAAATCTGAAAAGCATGGAGATTCCTTTCGTTGCTGTAGATGAAGCACACTGTATTTCCCAGTGGGGGCATGACTTTAGGCCAAGCTACCGCCATATTCGCAGAATGGTAAACAATCTGAAGAAAAAACCAATTGTTCTTGCTTTAACAGCCACTGCCACGCCCATGGTACGAGAGGATATTTGTAAATCTCTTGATATTGATGAAAAAAATACGGTTATGACGGGTTTTGAAAGGGAAAACTTATCCTTTTCCGTCATTAAAGGACAGGATCGACTTCTCTTTTTAAAAGATTTTCTGAAAAAGAACAATAAAGAATCTGGCATTATCTATGCGGCCACGAGGAAAATGGTTGACCAGCTTTATGAAAGGCTGAAAAAAGAAAATATGAATGTCGGTCGTTATCATGCCGGTATGAGCGATTTGGACAGGATGAGAGAGCAGGATCAATTCCTAGCAGAAAAAACGACTGTAATGGTTGCTACATCTGCCTTTGGTATGGGAATAGATAAATCAAATATTCGTTATGTTATTCATTTCCAGCTTCCTAAAAACATGGAATCCTACTATCAAGAGGCGGGCCGTGCTGGCAGGGACGGGCTTGCTAGTGAATGTATCGTTCTTTATTCTCCGCAGGATGTGCAAGTTCAGCGATTTTTGATTGACCAGTCGAGTGAAAGGAACCGGATATCACAGGAACTTGAAAAGCTCCAATTGATGGTGGATTATTGCCATACAGAAAATTGTTTGCAGGCTTATATATTACAGTATTTTGGCGAAAGAGAGACAGAGTCATGTGGACGTTGTGGCAATTGTACTGATTCCCGTGCAAGTGTTGATGTCACAAAAGAAGCACAAATGGTGTTGTCATGTATTGTCCGAATGGGGCAGAAGTTCGGCAAGACGATCACAGCTCAGGTTTTAACCGGATCGAAAAATAAGAAAATTACAGAGCTCCACTTTCATAAACTTTCCACATACGGAATCATGAAGGAAAAAAGCGCAAAAGAAGTAAGTGACTTTATCGAATTCCTAATTTCACAGGAAATGATTGGAGTGAACCATGGTTCATTCCCAACGATTTTTGTCACGGAAAAAGGCAAGAATGTATTGCTTGGAAAGCAAGTAGTTCGCAAAAAAGAAGCTGTGCTAACAAAGCAAGTAGCTAATGATGATCCTTTATTTGATCGCTTAAGAATAATTAGAAGAAGTATTGCGGAAATGGAAAAGGTGCCGCCGTTCGTTATTTTTTCAGATACAACTTTAAAGGATATGTGTATAAAACTGCCTCAGTCCGACGAAGAGTTCTTACAGGTAAATGGGGTAGGAGAGAATAAGCTGAAAAAATACGGAGAGGTTTTCATCAGTGCCATAATCTCATATTGTGATGAACATCCAGAGCGCCTGCTCAAAAAGGCAACAGAACGTTCTTTTAAAAAGAAAACAAAAAAAGCAGAACGGGACTCACACCTTGTGACGTACGAAATGTTTTTGAACGGTTTATCGTTGAAGGAAATTTCCGGGAAGAGGGAACTTGCACTTGCTACAGTTGAGAATCATTTGTTGCTCTGTGCAGAGCAAGGGCTGGATGTCGACTTTGAGGCTCTCATCCCTGCCGAATACATGCCATTACTAAAAAGGGCAATAGAGGAGGCCGGCAGTGACAGGCTGAAGCCAATCAAAGAGCAGCTCCCAGAGGAAGTCACATTTTTTATGATTAAAGCATTTCTGTTTCTAAACAAGAACAAGTTAAAATTGATGAAAGACAAATCAGTGAGGGACAGGCCCTCATCATGGTAA
- a CDS encoding LysM peptidoglycan-binding domain-containing protein, whose product MIIHVIQRGETLWQVANRYGVSISQIVTANELPNADRLVIGQALVIPVAARQHTVRTGETLWQIAQRYGIPIRSILQANQISDPSVLYPGMVLFIPARTHTIQPGESLRQIALRYGTTVQEIIRTNQIQNPNLIYPGIVLTIPFTKRVIDVNAFTINMGEEGGRNVRDVGKHLTFTSTFAYIMRADGGLDPIDDTPIIQASIAEQAVPMMCITNFTFRDPGSRLAHTILSSTELQNRLLTNVVNTMKNKGYRGLNIDFENVYPADRELYNQFLQRAVDRLHQERYFVSTSLAPKTSSEQKGLLYEAHDYAAHGRIADFVILMTYEWGYRLGPPQSISPLNQIRRVLDYAVTVIPRNKIFMGFQLYARDWLLPHVQGQEAETFDMQEAIRRAIKYGAVIHYDQTSQTPFYRYEDEQGRTHEVWFEDARSAQAKFDTVKDYGLRGISYWVLGYPFPQNWILLEDNFRVRKLS is encoded by the coding sequence ATGATTATTCATGTTATACAAAGAGGGGAGACGTTATGGCAGGTAGCCAATCGTTATGGCGTAAGTATTTCACAAATTGTGACAGCTAATGAACTACCCAATGCTGACCGATTAGTTATTGGTCAGGCGCTTGTGATACCTGTTGCCGCTCGTCAACACACTGTTCGAACGGGGGAAACGTTATGGCAAATTGCGCAAAGATATGGGATTCCAATCAGATCCATTCTTCAGGCAAATCAAATTAGTGACCCTTCGGTCCTCTATCCGGGAATGGTTTTATTCATACCCGCTAGGACGCATACCATTCAACCTGGAGAGAGCTTACGGCAAATTGCACTGCGTTACGGCACAACCGTTCAAGAAATTATCAGAACAAATCAAATCCAAAATCCAAATCTTATTTATCCAGGAATAGTGTTAACGATTCCTTTTACCAAACGAGTTATTGATGTAAATGCATTTACCATCAACATGGGAGAGGAAGGCGGGAGAAATGTTCGTGATGTCGGTAAACATTTAACCTTCACATCCACTTTTGCTTACATCATGAGAGCAGACGGCGGACTAGATCCTATTGATGACACACCGATTATTCAAGCTTCCATAGCCGAACAAGCTGTTCCAATGATGTGTATCACAAATTTTACCTTTAGAGATCCCGGGTCACGATTAGCTCATACAATTCTTTCAAGTACAGAACTGCAGAATCGGTTATTAACAAATGTTGTAAATACAATGAAAAACAAAGGTTACCGCGGATTAAACATAGACTTTGAGAATGTATATCCAGCTGATCGAGAGCTCTATAATCAATTTTTGCAGCGTGCAGTTGACCGTTTGCATCAAGAAAGATATTTTGTTTCGACCTCTCTTGCACCTAAAACAAGTTCCGAACAAAAAGGCCTTTTATATGAAGCACACGACTATGCCGCTCATGGCAGAATTGCTGACTTTGTCATTTTAATGACATACGAATGGGGATATAGATTAGGGCCTCCGCAGTCGATATCTCCGCTTAATCAAATCAGACGTGTTTTAGATTACGCGGTAACTGTCATTCCAAGAAATAAAATTTTTATGGGCTTCCAGTTGTATGCTCGCGACTGGCTCCTTCCCCATGTTCAAGGCCAGGAAGCAGAAACATTTGATATGCAAGAAGCTATTCGCCGGGCAATAAAATACGGTGCTGTGATTCACTATGATCAAACATCCCAAACTCCTTTTTATCGGTATGAAGATGAACAAGGACGTACTCATGAAGTTTGGTTTGAAGATGCACGCAGTGCCCAAGCAAAATTTGACACGGTGAAGGATTACGGCCTCCGCGGTATTAGTTATTGGGTACTCGGTTATCCATTCCCGCAAAATTGGATCTTACTTGAAGACAATTTTCGAGTGCGAAAATTAAGCTGA